In the genome of Fulvivirga maritima, one region contains:
- a CDS encoding porin gives MKLFASLIILICFTTVAKAQIIIPLDSTQKQYLKISGSGQFWLRYTDLNPGSLVKEEAQSSVTDFSVRRLRIKVQGKLTNNFGFVFQGGQNNINTAKKENTFKILDAYGFYEFKPWLKVGVGKSAWVGLSRYTAPATASQLSSDIYFSTLAAINVYDDMMRRPSLFTYGQVGKIDYRLILAKPYNDSNPVTPKSGQATFSSQYSDYQTSWYIKYQFMDKEKQSSSFAPQYYTSRKNIFNIGVGHLYQPSATWSLEQQDTVFHSMNMHGLDVFCQTPLLPKIDAIFYGSYINSDLGENFIRNIAPNNICSGTNEMGSYSGSGNAYPAAGTGSIFTAQIACNYHLTQSMIQPAISMQYADYDILDDEVVNYDFCINYYPDMKHSKLTLALQSRPIFESNEGHTNSTTRKNLFLLQYQFKF, from the coding sequence ATGAAACTTTTTGCATCACTTATTATATTGATTTGCTTTACTACTGTAGCAAAAGCACAAATCATTATTCCATTAGATAGCACACAAAAACAATATTTGAAGATATCAGGTTCTGGGCAGTTTTGGCTCAGATATACGGATCTCAATCCGGGATCATTAGTAAAAGAAGAAGCACAGTCTAGCGTTACAGATTTTTCTGTAAGACGCCTAAGAATTAAAGTCCAGGGAAAACTGACCAATAACTTTGGTTTTGTATTTCAAGGAGGACAAAACAATATTAACACGGCAAAAAAAGAGAACACCTTTAAAATACTAGACGCTTACGGCTTCTATGAATTTAAGCCATGGCTTAAAGTAGGTGTGGGCAAAAGTGCCTGGGTAGGCTTAAGTAGATATACCGCCCCGGCTACAGCTTCCCAACTTTCTTCAGACATATATTTTAGCACGCTTGCGGCTATTAATGTTTATGATGATATGATGAGAAGACCTTCCCTTTTTACTTACGGACAAGTAGGAAAAATAGACTACCGGCTTATATTAGCCAAACCCTATAATGATAGTAACCCTGTAACTCCCAAAAGCGGTCAGGCCACTTTCTCCAGCCAATACTCTGACTACCAAACATCATGGTATATTAAGTATCAGTTTATGGATAAAGAGAAACAAAGTTCATCTTTCGCTCCTCAATATTATACTTCCAGAAAAAACATATTTAATATAGGAGTAGGCCATCTGTATCAGCCCAGTGCCACATGGAGCCTGGAGCAGCAAGACACAGTGTTTCACAGTATGAATATGCATGGCTTGGATGTGTTTTGTCAGACACCGCTACTTCCTAAAATAGATGCTATTTTTTATGGCAGCTATATTAACTCTGATTTAGGAGAAAATTTCATACGAAATATTGCGCCAAATAATATTTGTTCCGGCACTAATGAAATGGGCAGCTATAGCGGTAGTGGTAATGCCTACCCTGCTGCAGGAACAGGCTCTATATTTACCGCTCAGATAGCCTGTAATTATCACTTAACACAATCTATGATACAGCCAGCTATATCTATGCAATATGCAGACTATGATATTCTGGATGATGAAGTGGTGAACTACGATTTTTGTATTAATTATTACCCTGATATGAAACACTCTAAACTCACTTTAGCGCTACAAAGTCGCCCTATTTTTGAAAGTAATGAGGGTCATACCAACAGTACTACCAGAAAGAACTTATTTCTGCTGCAGTATCAATTTAAATTCTAA